CTGAAATATTGCCCCCGCACCTGCATAAAAAAACACCGATGTCAATGCTGCTTTTGGGAGCATATCTTGAGAAATTGTAATTGTTCATATTATTCCCTCATAATGGAATTTTTAATGATTTTTTGATCAACCTTTTTTTGGAAAAAAGCCCTCGAAAATAAATATTTTCGGGGCATGTGAAAATTTTCAATTTTCACTGCCACAAAATTGAAAAATTTTGTGAGTACCAAAAATCTGTCAAAATCTCTGATTTTGACGCAGCAAAAACTTTGTTTTTGCATGCTTCGATTTTTGAGTGGTTGAATTGGTAATTGTTCATGTTATCCGCCTCATTGACAGAGGTTAGTCTGCTTTATCTTTTCTAAAACTTTATCTACAGGAACTGTATGTGTTTGAACACCCACTACTTTATAAGGGTCAGCCCCAAGTGCAAGTGCTACGAACTGGGAAATATTAAAGTATACAATACCAAATTCAGTTCCCGACGATTTTTCAATGGCCCCCTGGTTTCTATCAAACTGCATCTGACAGTTAGGACACATGTGAAGCAGAATATCAACGTCATTTTCCTTCAAACTGTTCAGTTTCTCCTCAGTTACAGAAAGGGATAAATCTCGGTTCATGTAACGCTGTCTGAAACCGTTACCGCATGTTGTTGTTTTACGGTCGTACCAGTCAACGGTTTCCACGCCGCATGCTTTTGCAAGTGTCTCTATAACCATAGGGTCTCTTTCATTTCCAATAGTATCCTTTTGATGGACTTTGCAGTAATGGCATGCGTGATGAGACGCCACTTTGAGTCCAGATAGATCTACCTCTACAAGGTCTTTAATTTCATCTGCTTTATTATACAAAATTTCAACTGAATGGAAAATATTACCTCTTGAGTCCATATCATCCGCATTATAAGTTAAATCATGACATCCAGAATCGTCTAAAATCTTATTTATCTGACCTCTAACTTCATCATTCTCATTTAAGATATTACATGATTTCTTAAGTATTGCATAGCATGTTGCACAGAGTGTTGCTATATTTTTATGGCCTTCATTCCTTGCAATTCCAAAGTTTCTTGCTGCAAGTGCAGTGGTAGAAAATTGGTCAAATAAATCCGCGTAATGTCCTAAACCAGTGCAACAGGACTGTCTATCACTAATGATGTATTCAATTCCAAGTTTATCAAATAAATATTTTGTAGATGACTCTACGCCAGGATATTCAACATTTACAAGGCAGCTTTTAAAGAGTAAAATCTCTTTATCCGGTATTTTTTTTATGTTAACACCACCTTGATTTTAGTTCATCTATATTTGACAAACTAAATAATTTAAAATTATGAAAGTCAATGTTTGCAAGGCAGGTTTTAAGTAAAATCTCTTTATCTGGTATTTTTTTCATCTCTACACCGCCTTAGTTCATTTAACCTGTTTTTGAATCCTGTTTTTTCTAAAATCTTGTTGATATCTTTTACATCTTTTTCAGGCAGGAACATAGAGCCCAGGTTTAAATCTTCCCTTATATCTTCAAGGTTAATTCTTAATTCAAGCCACTCTTTTCCAAAGTCCTTTATAAGATCATTAAAGAAATTTGAAGGAATTGCTCCCAGTCCAAATTCTATGAAACTCTCACCATATGCTGAAAAAGGAGCTACTTTCGGCTTTCCTTTTCCGTTATCAATTGCCCTTTGCCTTAAAACTTGGTTTACCACAGATGGGCTGTTGCTTACCGGGCATACGCTCTGGCATGTGTAACAGTAAAAACAATTCCAGATTATATCATCTGTAATTAAAGTTTCATCTTTATCAAGCACCCTTTTAACTAGTTCCCTTGGATCGTAGTCAGTGTGTCTTGCCGCAGGGCATACAGATGTGCACATCCCACACTGGATACATTTAAGGATTCCAAGATCTTTTGGTGCTTTTAAGTCCTTAATAATATCTTCTGCTAATTCAAAGCTGTTTTCGCCTATTTTTAGAGTATTCATATGTATTATACCCCATATATCGAATAAAGTGTCAGTTTTAAAAATAATCTGTTATAGTATTTATACTTGTACTTCAAGTTATATATACTCAAATTATGACATTTTTAAGTTCAATTTATCATTTTTTAATTATACCATGATTATTCAGTATAACCACTACTTAATTTTTGTGTATCATGATTGTTTATGTATAATAATTGTTCGAATAGTATAATATACTTTATCGTTATAAAAATATACTAACTATATTTCAATGATCTTCCTAAAATTTCAAAAGTTATTGCACTTGGAAAAATCAACGAATGTATATGTGTAAGTTCCATGCAATAGTCGAGACTTTCTCCAGCATCAGCCATTTTACGTGTTGCATGCGCCATCAAATCAGCTGGAAGAGGAACAACTTTTAAATCTGTAATTGCATCTATAATTTCCTTGAAGAAAGTCACGGATTTAAATCGAGCAGTTGCCGAGTAGATCAACATGCGCTGCTATATATCTCGCGTTTGCAATAGAAAGTAGAGTTGTATCCCACCATCTTGATCTTGGAGGTAATTGAGAAAATCATATTTATCATATAAATCAGCCTTTAAATCTATAGAGGCATTTTAAATAATTCAAGAGACGTATCTGTTTTTCCAAAATCAAGATTTACCGCTCTTTTTAATGTTTATCTTGTTAGTATCGTGCCCTCTGCTCCGCTTTTATCAATCCCCCATCATAAAGTTCATCTGAAATAGTTTTTAAATATGATAGTAACAATTGTTATATAACAATAGTTATTTATAGTTTTTGTTCAAAAAATACATACCCAACTAAACCAGTAACTTGAAGTCCTTTGAAATTATAACTTATAATACTTGCAAAATAAAACAGATTAAAATATAAAAAATACCGTGAAATCATGAATAAAGCTATAATATTCACCATTTTTTTAGTTGCAGTATCAATAAACATTTCTGCTGTTTCGGCATGGGACTGGAACACGCATGAAGAAATAGTAGAAAGTAATTACAATTCATTACCTGAAGATATGCAGCAAAATTTAAACTTAAACCTGATGAAAAAAGGATCTACGGCTCCTGATTTTGTATTTTTTGACTTTAAATATCATAGTTATCCAAATAGTTACAGAAAAGCTATTTACTGGTTAAACAAAGGGAAGTTCTACTATAAAAAAGGCGATTTCTATTATGCAAGTTACTGTTACGGTGTAGCATCCCACTACATTACAGACAGCTTTTCAGCGCCTCATGCTGCAGGTGTGGGCGGGCTTCAGCACAGCATTTACGAGGTAAAAGGAAGTTTTCTAAAGCCTAAAATGATTCAAATTAAAGGAGATTTAAAATCAACCATGTACAATGGTGATCTAAACGGGACAAAAAGCTGGAACATGTGGATTAAAAGCAGAAATAATTCTTTGATCCAGAATGATTTAGATCATGCTACAGGTGCATCTTACAATGCAGTATACAGTTCCATAAATGATGCATACCCTATTCAAAAAAATAATTTCCAGATAACTAACAATTTAGAATTAGTATACATTTACTTAATTGGTTAACTTAAAATCAACCTTTATGATTTATCAAATTTTAAATAAAGATATTAAATGAATTAACTAGTTTATGCATCATTTTTCGTCCTAATTGCACATAAACTTTGACTTGGCAAACTATCATGCTTTTTAGGCTTTTTTATGGTCTTAAAAATATTTTTTGCACTCTCAATTAATTCCTTGTCATCATTTTCAGCGGCATTTTTGATATTTCTTATGATATCACAGAAAATTTTATCCACTACCACCCGAGTAAGGTCTTCCACTATTTTTTCCTTGCCGTCAATATCTCCAAGCATTTTAAATGCTTTTTCAGTTTCATGAGACCTTATCTTTTCTGCATTTCTCCTTATATCAGAAATAAGAGATTCAACTTCAAGGCGTTTTAAAGATTTTTTAAGAAGTACAAGTTCTTCAGAAATTATTTTTTCAGCATCTTTAGCTTCAGATTCCCTTAACTTTCTATTTTTATCAGCTATTCCCCTTAAATCATCTATATTAAACAATTTAACCCCAAGTTTTTTAACATCTTCCTCTACATCTCTTGGATTTGCAATATCAACTATCACAAGCTTCTCCAGCTTCTCAGGTGAAACCGCATTTTTTATTTTTTCACAGGTTAAAATAGGGTGAGGTGCTCCAGTAGCACTTATTATAACATCAGCATCACTCATAGCTTCATCAAGCCTATCAAAATGGATTGCATACCCACCAAGCTCTTTTGCTAGGTCTACTGCACGGTCATGGGTCCTATTTGCCACGACTATGGCTCTAAGATGTTTTTGAACCAGTGCTTTTGCAACGAGCGTTCCCATCTTTCCAGCTCCAATTACAAGGACTTTTTTACACTTCAAATCCCCGTGCACTGATTCTGCAAGTTCTACTGCTGCAGAACCTATTGAAATGGATCCTTTGTTGATATTGGTTTTTTTTCGAACTACCTGGCCAACATGGATAGCTTTTGTAAACACCGTATTCAAAAGATCCCCAGCATAGCCCTCTTTAAGATGCTTTTTTCTCGCGTCTTTTATCTGCCCCAATATTTGATCTTCACCTATTATCATAGATTCTAATCCACAAGAGAGTCTTAAAAGGTGATTCAATGCATCATCATCAGTTTCAACTACAAAATCAAGGAAATCAATATTATCAATATAACAATCATTTAAAACTAAATAAAGCTCAGCACGGTTACATGTTTTCATCTGGAGGTACTCATATACCAAGTATTTATCCTTGATTTTTGCAAAGATTTCATCCATCTGGAAAGTAGACTTTTCCATTGTACATATATCTGCTGTATTATGGTCGATTCTGATATTTAGAATCATTTTACGCCCCCGAATAATATTTAAATCATTAAAACCACTGAAAATCAAGGGATTTTGTAAATGGTAGTGTTAATTTACTAACTGCTGTTTTATATATTTTTTAGCATCCTCTAAATTTCCCTGCCTTAAATATTCCTGTATGTTTTTATCATTTAAAATTTTATATAAATAATCCCTACGTTTTTTTTGATCATTCATATTTTCTTTTAAAATATTTCTTGTGAAATTCTGGAGTTCCAACTGTAAAATATCTTCCTCCAGTATCACTTTTTGTATTCTTTTTCTTAACTCTTTTGCCATAAGAGGGCTCTTTCCACCAGTAAATATCGAAAATTGCACGTCACCTATAGAAAAAGTAGAAGGAACAATTAAATTACCTTCATCTGGATAATCGGCCCTATTTAAAAGTTTCCCTTTGGCTAATTCTGCCACGCGCCCATTTAATTTGTGATCTCCAGTGGCTATTACCACGAGATCTGACCATTCTACCCATTTTTCAACTTCATCTAACGGTTTGAAAGCAGCCCCAAGATCAACAAGATCATTTGGAACTTCTTCATTTATTACAGTGACATTGGCCCCTGCTTCAATAAATCTACGGGTTCTCCGAGTCCCAACTTCCCCTGCACCAATAATTAAAACATTTTTGTTTTCCATCTGCAGGAAAAGAGGTGTCCAGCCCATTATATCACTTTTAAATTCCAATGAAAGTAAAAAAATAAAATATATTTAGAGTCTCAGATTATTTGCCTGATTCTAGGCTTTTCATCTTTAAAATCTTTGCAGCCATCCTTAAATCGTTTCCACATTCTTGAAGAACGGTATTTGCTTCTTCTTCTGGAATATCAAAAGCATCAGCAAGTGCCTTTACTTCTTCCTGTGATGATTCAGATACGCCTACAAGCTCTTCAGATAACTGTTTTTTAAGTTCCATATATTCATCAGAGCTCATGTTTATCCTTCTCATTACCATATCCCTTAAAGGACATGGTTTAGATGGTTTACAGCACCAGACAAGAGAACCAAAACAGGTTCCTTCTCCTTGACCTAACCTTGTTTTTTTACCAAATTCTTCTTTTTTTGCTATATAATCTTGAGAACTGAGATTTGCATCTTCAAGTGCATATATAATTGGGCAAGGCTTAACTGGCGGACAACAAAATGCCAACGCCCTTTTGTCCCCTCCCCTACATACGTGTGATGGTGAATCTTCCCATACCATTATATTCCTCCATTAGTATAAATCCATTAAATTTAACTGAAAATCTAATTTTCAGTAATAAAACTAATTTAAATCTGAAAAAAAAATATTGAATTTATTCTTCAGTAAGCATTTCTTTCTTTTCAGTTGGAGTCAAATCTTCCACTATATCCTTTGGATCTCCTATTTTGAGGATTTTGCCTCCTCTCATAAGAGCAGCCCTATCACAGACATCGAGCACAAAGTCCATATCGTGTGATATTATAACAAAAGTCTGACTTAATTCATCTCTCGCCTTTATTATAGAATCTGTAACTTGAACTCTAGTTATTGGGTCCATAGTTCCAGTAGGTTCATCAAGAATAATTATATTAGGTTCTTTTATTAAAACTTGTGCTAAAGCAACCCTGTGGCGTTCACCGCCGCTTAATTCATCAGGATATTTGTTTAATAAGCTTGCAGCATATTCTTCATCAAATCCGACTACTTTAAGCGTATATACTGCTTTCATTTTTGCAAATTCTGCAGGCAATTCTAAACTTATAGCCTCTGTTAAATTCCCTAAAACAGTTCTATGAGGATAAAGACTGTATTCTTGATGAAGAATACCCAAATAAGGTTTTATTCTCCCCCTTCCAAGCGGACCAGATTGAGTCATGTCGATCCAGTCATCCCCAAGTTTTGCAGATATATTACCTGAACTTGGCTCTGTTAACCCGTAAAGTATTCTTGAAAGAGTTGTTTTACCGGCCCCACTTAAACCAACAATACCAAAAATTTCTCCTTCACCAATAGTCAAAGTTATGCCGTCTACAGCCTTAATTACTCCCCTTTCAATGGAATAATAATGTTTTTTGACATTTTCCATTTCAATAATTGGACCGCCAGTTTCGAATTCCGCTTTCTTTTCAGGAAGTGGAACCTGTTCTAAAAATCTGGCTACAACTTCTTCAGGGTTACCTTCATCTATTATTTCCCCCCGCTCAAGCCATATTACATAATCAGAAAGTTTTCTCATAACTTCTGGCCAGTGTGAAGTTATAATCATTGTAGTACCCTTCTCTTTTACACCTTCCAGTAAAGCCTGGTGTATAAGTTCAGCTGTTTTCGGATCGAGTGTACCTGTAGGTTCGTCTGCAAGAAATATCATAGGTTCCTTTGCTATTTGTCTTGCAAGTACTACCCTTTGTTTTTCTCCACCACTTAGATCCCTTGCAATATGAGTTATCCTGTGGGTCATCTGCGTCACTTCAAGGAGATCTATAGCCATATAAGTGCTTTCTTCCTCATCATGACCACTAATAGATTTTAAAACATTATCAATTACAGTATCATCTTCATAGAGGGCAAATGTCCTCTGTAACATTATGGAAATTCTTTTCCTAACTGCAGCATATATTTTTCTATCAGTATCCCACAGATCAACACGTTCTGCTTCAAATTCCCCTCCGCAGGAACATTTTTGTCCCACTTTTGATGGAGGATCAGCCCGATAACATTTAGGGCAAAATGCAATATTAAAGATAATCTTACCATTATCTGGCTTATATTCCTTCATTCCACGAAGCATGTTAATGAGTACTGATTTTCCAGCGCCGCTTCTACCTAAAATTCCCAATACGCTGCCTTCATTTATAGTTATATTCAAATTTTTTAAAATTTCCACGCCACCAAATGTTTTTGTGACGTTTTCTAATTCTATAAAAGACATGCAATCACCTTTGGATATAAGTTTGCAGTAAATATGTTATATATTTGATCGTAAATATACTAATTAAAATTTAATATTTTATATCTTGGACAAATCAAAAGGAACGCTTCCTTTTAATGTAACTCTTGCTATTGATATCCCGTCTGCACCTGCAGAAAGCATATCTCGTGCAGATTTAAGATCATGGATAGAATTATTGCCTATTAAAAATATTTCAGTGTTTTCTTTAATTTTCCTTATAATATTATAATCTGCATGGTTGTATCCAGGTTTCATGGCATCTACATGCAGATAGTCAGCGCCAGCTTTTTCAACAGCTTTTGAAACTTCAACATCGTTTACATTCTGGACATTTGCTCTAATCTTAACCGATACTTTACTTTCAGCTTTTTTTACCACATTTTTTGTAAAATTGTATAATTTATGAGTATCATAAAGAATTGCCTGTCCACAGCCAATACCCGTTATTTCAGGCTGCCTGCAGTGTGCATTTATTTCCACGACATCAATTTCAGGTAATTTTGACACTTCAACGATAGGTTCAAATGAAACTGAACGTAGATTAACAGATACAATTCCGTTCCAGGAATTTTTGATTATAGCTGCTTCTTTTTTAATTGAAGGCATTACATTTTCTTCATTTACGTTGAACTCATGCCTTCCTCGTTTAATAATACTGCATCCTGCATTTATAGTCGGCTTATCTAAGTTATAGCCACCAAGTGTTACCATGTCAAAACCATAATGAGCCATTTTCAAGCAAAAATTCCCATCGGTTATTCCTGCCATCGGCGCTAAAACTTCAATAAAATCACCTGTAAAAAAATTATTAATTAAAGTAAAAAAATGTAAATAGAATAATTAATCAGCTATTTTTTGTTCATTACATGAACAAGATCATAGGTAACTCCACCCCTTATCTCTTCAAGAGCTAGATCTGCCAGATTAGCAGCTTTTTCAGCAGTAGGAGCTTTCCCAATACCTGCTTTAAGTGCTATATTGGTCTCGTCTTCGATCTCTTCCACTATTTTTAGGAGTCCTTCAGGACTGAGTCCATTACATGGAGACATAAAATTATCTCCACCTATAAAGAAGACGAGTGAACCTTTCTCAATTAATTTTTTCATTAAAAAGTGTTGAACTCTATTTACAATAAAAGAAGTATCATAAGCTGGAATTATATCAGTTAAAGAATCTGTAATTCCATTTATATCTATATGGGCAATTTGAACGAAGCTGTCCTCTTTATTTACAAGACCATCTATAGCCAGAACTTCCTTTCGTTCTTCAGATTGTGCCCCACCGTAATTTTGAAGAACTGCTGTAGCATCTCTTTGAGCCTCATAGGGCGTTTCAGCTGCTGCAACACCCATACTCACAGTTATTGGGTATCTATTACCTATTGATTTCTGGATTCTTCTATGGTCATCCATATCTACATTGTTAGTAATTGCAAGCATGTTATCAAAACGTGTGAAGAAAACAAGCCCACCTTTAGCTGCAAATTGTCTTTGAAGATCAGCATAAAGCTCTGATTGCAGGATTTGAAGATCTGCTTCAGCCCTTGGGGCAGGAGTGACTGTCCACGGGCCATAATTATCAATTTGAATTAAAGTCATCTGTATCATAAAATTTCACCCAAAATAATTCTGGCTAACCTCACTTTATCATTGATGGTCTTCATGTTTGTGTTTGTTATAACGACCTTTGATATTAGTTTTTCTATTTTTTTCTCAGATTCTGTGTCCTCAACATCTATGATAAACTTATCCATAAATTCTTTATAAATTGTTGCAACACCTTCACAAGATACCTCATGGCCCATTGCATTCATAAACTTTGCTGCGGGACCGCTTACAGGATTTCCTCCTATTATCGGAGATACTGCAACAACATAAGAGTTTTTAAGAGCTTCTTTAACTCCATTCATTGAGATTATTGGCCCTATGGATGTTATCGGATTAGATGGCCCTATTATGACCATATCTGAATCTTCAATAGTACTTATTACATCATCTGAAGGTTTAACATCTACATATACTATATCTTCCACTTCAGGTTGTGCCTTTTTTCCAACCAGAAACTCGTGGAAACTCAGTTCACCTTCATCTGTTATAATCCTGATATTTGATTGTTCATCACTCATTGGAATGATCTTTGACTTAACGCCTAATTTTTTTCTTTGAATATCTACGACTTTAGAAAGAGGATATTTCTCCATCAATATGGTTTTTTGAATCTTAATGGCGCGATCTTTATCCCCAAT
This Methanobacterium bryantii DNA region includes the following protein-coding sequences:
- the hdrB gene encoding ferredoxin:CoB-CoM heterodisulfide reductase subunit HdrB, whose amino-acid sequence is MKKIPDKEILLFKSCLVNVEYPGVESSTKYLFDKLGIEYIISDRQSCCTGLGHYADLFDQFSTTALAARNFGIARNEGHKNIATLCATCYAILKKSCNILNENDEVRGQINKILDDSGCHDLTYNADDMDSRGNIFHSVEILYNKADEIKDLVEVDLSGLKVASHHACHYCKVHQKDTIGNERDPMVIETLAKACGVETVDWYDRKTTTCGNGFRQRYMNRDLSLSVTEEKLNSLKENDVDILLHMCPNCQMQFDRNQGAIEKSSGTEFGIVYFNISQFVALALGADPYKVVGVQTHTVPVDKVLEKIKQTNLCQ
- the hdrC gene encoding ferredoxin:CoB-CoM heterodisulfide reductase subunit HdrC, whose amino-acid sequence is MNTLKIGENSFELAEDIIKDLKAPKDLGILKCIQCGMCTSVCPAARHTDYDPRELVKRVLDKDETLITDDIIWNCFYCYTCQSVCPVSNSPSVVNQVLRQRAIDNGKGKPKVAPFSAYGESFIEFGLGAIPSNFFNDLIKDFGKEWLELRINLEDIREDLNLGSMFLPEKDVKDINKILEKTGFKNRLNELRRCRDEKNTR
- a CDS encoding zinc dependent phospholipase C family protein: MNKAIIFTIFLVAVSINISAVSAWDWNTHEEIVESNYNSLPEDMQQNLNLNLMKKGSTAPDFVFFDFKYHSYPNSYRKAIYWLNKGKFYYKKGDFYYASYCYGVASHYITDSFSAPHAAGVGGLQHSIYEVKGSFLKPKMIQIKGDLKSTMYNGDLNGTKSWNMWIKSRNNSLIQNDLDHATGASYNAVYSSINDAYPIQKNNFQITNNLELVYIYLIG
- the hemA gene encoding glutamyl-tRNA reductase yields the protein MILNIRIDHNTADICTMEKSTFQMDEIFAKIKDKYLVYEYLQMKTCNRAELYLVLNDCYIDNIDFLDFVVETDDDALNHLLRLSCGLESMIIGEDQILGQIKDARKKHLKEGYAGDLLNTVFTKAIHVGQVVRKKTNINKGSISIGSAAVELAESVHGDLKCKKVLVIGAGKMGTLVAKALVQKHLRAIVVANRTHDRAVDLAKELGGYAIHFDRLDEAMSDADVIISATGAPHPILTCEKIKNAVSPEKLEKLVIVDIANPRDVEEDVKKLGVKLFNIDDLRGIADKNRKLRESEAKDAEKIISEELVLLKKSLKRLEVESLISDIRRNAEKIRSHETEKAFKMLGDIDGKEKIVEDLTRVVVDKIFCDIIRNIKNAAENDDKELIESAKNIFKTIKKPKKHDSLPSQSLCAIRTKNDA
- a CDS encoding precorrin-2 dehydrogenase/sirohydrochlorin ferrochelatase family protein; the protein is MGWTPLFLQMENKNVLIIGAGEVGTRRTRRFIEAGANVTVINEEVPNDLVDLGAAFKPLDEVEKWVEWSDLVVIATGDHKLNGRVAELAKGKLLNRADYPDEGNLIVPSTFSIGDVQFSIFTGGKSPLMAKELRKRIQKVILEEDILQLELQNFTRNILKENMNDQKKRRDYLYKILNDKNIQEYLRQGNLEDAKKYIKQQLVN
- a CDS encoding methanogenesis marker 9 domain-containing protein, whose protein sequence is MVWEDSPSHVCRGGDKRALAFCCPPVKPCPIIYALEDANLSSQDYIAKKEEFGKKTRLGQGEGTCFGSLVWCCKPSKPCPLRDMVMRRINMSSDEYMELKKQLSEELVGVSESSQEEVKALADAFDIPEEEANTVLQECGNDLRMAAKILKMKSLESGK
- the atwA gene encoding methyl coenzyme M reductase system, component A2 is translated as MSFIELENVTKTFGGVEILKNLNITINEGSVLGILGRSGAGKSVLINMLRGMKEYKPDNGKIIFNIAFCPKCYRADPPSKVGQKCSCGGEFEAERVDLWDTDRKIYAAVRKRISIMLQRTFALYEDDTVIDNVLKSISGHDEEESTYMAIDLLEVTQMTHRITHIARDLSGGEKQRVVLARQIAKEPMIFLADEPTGTLDPKTAELIHQALLEGVKEKGTTMIITSHWPEVMRKLSDYVIWLERGEIIDEGNPEEVVARFLEQVPLPEKKAEFETGGPIIEMENVKKHYYSIERGVIKAVDGITLTIGEGEIFGIVGLSGAGKTTLSRILYGLTEPSSGNISAKLGDDWIDMTQSGPLGRGRIKPYLGILHQEYSLYPHRTVLGNLTEAISLELPAEFAKMKAVYTLKVVGFDEEYAASLLNKYPDELSGGERHRVALAQVLIKEPNIIILDEPTGTMDPITRVQVTDSIIKARDELSQTFVIISHDMDFVLDVCDRAALMRGGKILKIGDPKDIVEDLTPTEKKEMLTEE
- a CDS encoding MJ0144 family RNA dihydrouridine synthase-like protein; this encodes MAGITDGNFCLKMAHYGFDMVTLGGYNLDKPTINAGCSIIKRGRHEFNVNEENVMPSIKKEAAIIKNSWNGIVSVNLRSVSFEPIVEVSKLPEIDVVEINAHCRQPEITGIGCGQAILYDTHKLYNFTKNVVKKAESKVSVKIRANVQNVNDVEVSKAVEKAGADYLHVDAMKPGYNHADYNIIRKIKENTEIFLIGNNSIHDLKSARDMLSAGADGISIARVTLKGSVPFDLSKI
- a CDS encoding GTP cyclohydrolase III — translated: MIQMTLIQIDNYGPWTVTPAPRAEADLQILQSELYADLQRQFAAKGGLVFFTRFDNMLAITNNVDMDDHRRIQKSIGNRYPITVSMGVAAAETPYEAQRDATAVLQNYGGAQSEERKEVLAIDGLVNKEDSFVQIAHIDINGITDSLTDIIPAYDTSFIVNRVQHFLMKKLIEKGSLVFFIGGDNFMSPCNGLSPEGLLKIVEEIEDETNIALKAGIGKAPTAEKAANLADLALEEIRGGVTYDLVHVMNKK
- the cofD gene encoding 2-phospho-L-lactate transferase, with the protein product MITILSGGTGTPKLIQGITKTADPADINIIVNTVENTYISGNYIAPDIDTVMYTLAGIINENTWYGVDKDTFITHETLKEIGYNEILRIGDKDRAIKIQKTILMEKYPLSKVVDIQRKKLGVKSKIIPMSDEQSNIRIITDEGELSFHEFLVGKKAQPEVEDIVYVDVKPSDDVISTIEDSDMVIIGPSNPITSIGPIISMNGVKEALKNSYVVAVSPIIGGNPVSGPAAKFMNAMGHEVSCEGVATIYKEFMDKFIIDVEDTESEKKIEKLISKVVITNTNMKTINDKVRLARIILGEIL